A genomic window from Streptomyces brevispora includes:
- a CDS encoding non-ribosomal peptide synthetase, producing the protein MIAISDFLEELRVAGVQLWIQQGRLRYRPAGALDSERLAVLRERRDEVIATMLAAPAPAARPDTIPLSDHQQGMWFLEQMGVLGAAYNQTALHRITGDLDVAALRSAIAEIMRRHEILRTAFPARDGIGVQVVDPPGDPRFTLLDVSDLSAAEQRQWLDERKRMYAEYRFDISVAQNFRTELIRLAPAEHVLVFRSYHLVLDGPSHANLYEELRTFYRAYRTGTTAEVPELSMQYGDYALWQNSRDDAEAQRHMDYWRQRLAGAPHTFDLPLDRPRAATAELDGDMVEVPVPADVADGLRRLARREGATFFTVMLTAFHTLLYRWSGQSDVSVGTIVDGRARPDVEANIGHFVNPVVVRADLAGRPTFAGLLGQIQPRLLEAYEHRHAPFDRLVAELRPQRDLAVQPLFQVLFTYLRSESFDMLDGLTVTPIEPDERKAMFDLTLFAHENEAGELAVGLEYQTALFEHATMQRLAGYLVTLLAGVVATPDVPIDDLPLMSAAQRHEVLELWNGPVTRYDDDICLHQVVERQVAATPTAVAAVFGGRELTYRELDEQANALARQLRELGVGPDERVGIALPRSLDMVVANLAVLKSGGACVPIDPTYPAARQQLIAQDAALRLVIRSDDGAAGPDGDAPVLVFGPSAGAATGPANLAAPADIAWVLYTSGSTGRPKGVAMSHRALLNQVRWQQRQGPGGRGRTLQWAALSFDIFYQEMLTTLAAGETLVLVEEEVRHDFERLLDVIETQRIERVFMPFVALQGMAELAVRLGRFPQSLRAVLTAGEQLQATPVIREFFTRLPDCALFNQYGPIEVHLATSHRLGGDPAQWPALPPIGRPFDNARTYVLDSELRPVPPGVTGELFVGGTPLARGYLGRPELTAERFLPDPFGDGARMYRTGDQVRWNADGRLEFVGRFDDQVKIRGFRVEVAEIETVLIGHPQVLKCAVAAHRYGVGDRRLVAYVVPDPQAPPAAAELRAFLAHRLPDYMVPAAYLTVTELPRTPSGKLSRALLPRPDDEAEWAGAAEYEPPGTPLEERIAAIWTEVLAVPRVGVRDNFFELGGHSLLAVAVVNKVGDLVGRTVALRTLFEAPTVAGLAARLSEEDPR; encoded by the coding sequence GTGATCGCGATCTCCGACTTCCTGGAAGAACTGCGCGTGGCCGGCGTGCAGTTGTGGATTCAGCAGGGCCGGCTGCGCTACCGGCCGGCCGGCGCGCTCGACAGCGAACGGCTGGCGGTGCTTCGCGAGCGGCGCGACGAGGTGATCGCCACGATGCTCGCCGCCCCGGCGCCGGCCGCCCGGCCGGACACCATCCCGCTCTCCGACCACCAGCAAGGCATGTGGTTTCTCGAGCAGATGGGCGTGCTGGGCGCGGCGTACAACCAGACGGCGCTGCACCGCATCACCGGCGATCTGGATGTGGCGGCGTTGCGGTCGGCGATCGCGGAGATCATGCGACGCCACGAGATACTGCGTACGGCCTTCCCGGCGCGCGACGGCATCGGCGTCCAGGTCGTGGACCCGCCCGGTGATCCCCGCTTCACCCTTCTCGACGTTTCCGACCTGTCCGCCGCCGAGCAGCGACAGTGGCTCGACGAGCGGAAGCGGATGTACGCCGAGTACCGGTTCGACATCTCCGTGGCGCAGAACTTCCGGACCGAGCTGATCCGCCTCGCGCCGGCCGAGCACGTGCTGGTCTTCCGTTCGTACCATCTGGTGCTCGACGGGCCCTCGCACGCCAACCTCTACGAGGAACTGCGGACGTTCTACCGGGCGTACCGGACCGGCACCACAGCCGAAGTGCCCGAACTGAGCATGCAGTACGGCGACTACGCCCTGTGGCAGAACAGCCGGGACGACGCCGAGGCGCAGCGGCACATGGACTACTGGAGGCAGCGGCTGGCCGGCGCACCGCACACCTTCGACCTTCCCCTCGACCGGCCCCGGGCGGCCACCGCCGAACTCGACGGCGACATGGTCGAGGTGCCGGTGCCCGCCGACGTGGCCGACGGGCTGCGCAGGCTGGCGCGGCGGGAGGGCGCCACCTTCTTCACGGTGATGCTGACGGCCTTTCACACGCTGCTGTACCGCTGGAGCGGCCAGAGCGACGTGAGCGTCGGGACGATCGTCGACGGGCGGGCGCGCCCGGACGTCGAGGCCAACATCGGCCACTTCGTCAACCCGGTCGTCGTGCGGGCCGACCTGGCCGGGCGGCCGACCTTCGCCGGGCTGCTCGGCCAGATCCAACCCAGGCTGCTGGAGGCCTACGAGCACCGGCACGCGCCGTTCGACCGCCTGGTGGCGGAGCTCCGGCCGCAGCGGGACCTGGCGGTGCAGCCGCTGTTCCAGGTGCTGTTCACCTACCTGCGGTCCGAGTCGTTCGACATGCTCGACGGGCTGACCGTCACCCCGATCGAGCCGGACGAGCGCAAGGCGATGTTCGACCTCACGCTCTTCGCCCACGAGAACGAGGCGGGGGAGCTGGCCGTCGGGCTGGAGTACCAGACCGCGCTGTTCGAGCACGCGACCATGCAGCGCCTGGCCGGCTACCTGGTCACTCTGCTCGCCGGGGTGGTCGCCACGCCGGACGTGCCGATCGATGACCTGCCCCTGATGTCGGCCGCGCAGCGGCACGAGGTACTCGAACTCTGGAACGGCCCGGTCACCCGGTACGACGACGACATCTGCCTGCACCAGGTGGTCGAGCGGCAGGTCGCCGCCACACCGACCGCCGTCGCGGCGGTGTTCGGCGGCCGGGAACTGACCTACCGTGAACTGGACGAGCAGGCCAATGCCCTCGCCCGGCAGCTGCGGGAGCTGGGCGTCGGCCCCGACGAGCGGGTCGGCATCGCGCTGCCCCGCTCACTCGACATGGTGGTCGCCAACCTGGCGGTGCTCAAGTCCGGTGGTGCCTGCGTCCCGATCGACCCGACCTATCCGGCCGCGCGCCAGCAGCTGATCGCGCAGGACGCGGCGCTGCGCCTGGTGATCCGGTCGGACGACGGTGCGGCCGGCCCGGACGGGGACGCGCCTGTACTGGTGTTCGGCCCGTCGGCAGGCGCCGCCACCGGCCCGGCGAACCTGGCCGCCCCGGCCGACATCGCGTGGGTGCTCTACACGTCCGGGTCCACCGGCCGCCCCAAGGGCGTGGCCATGTCCCACCGGGCCCTGCTCAACCAGGTGCGGTGGCAGCAGCGCCAGGGCCCCGGCGGCCGCGGGCGAACCCTGCAGTGGGCGGCGCTCAGCTTCGACATCTTCTATCAGGAGATGCTGACCACGCTGGCGGCGGGCGAGACGCTGGTCCTGGTCGAGGAGGAGGTCCGGCACGACTTCGAGCGTCTGCTCGACGTCATCGAGACGCAGCGCATCGAGCGGGTCTTCATGCCGTTCGTGGCCCTGCAAGGCATGGCCGAACTGGCCGTGCGCCTCGGCCGGTTCCCGCAGTCACTGCGGGCGGTGCTCACGGCCGGCGAGCAACTGCAGGCCACCCCGGTGATCCGGGAGTTCTTCACCCGGCTGCCCGACTGCGCGCTGTTCAACCAGTACGGGCCGATCGAAGTGCACCTGGCCACCTCGCACCGGCTCGGCGGCGACCCCGCGCAGTGGCCGGCGCTGCCACCGATCGGCCGGCCCTTCGACAACGCCCGGACGTACGTGCTCGACTCCGAGCTGCGGCCGGTGCCGCCCGGGGTGACCGGCGAACTGTTCGTCGGCGGCACCCCGCTGGCCCGCGGATACCTGGGCCGCCCGGAGCTGACGGCGGAACGGTTCCTGCCCGACCCGTTCGGCGACGGCGCCCGGATGTACCGCACCGGCGACCAGGTCCGCTGGAACGCCGACGGGCGGCTGGAGTTCGTCGGCCGGTTCGACGACCAGGTGAAGATCCGCGGGTTCCGGGTGGAGGTCGCCGAGATCGAGACCGTCCTCATCGGCCACCCCCAGGTGCTGAAGTGCGCCGTCGCCGCCCACCGGTACGGCGTCGGCGACCGGCGCCTGGTCGCGTACGTCGTCCCGGACCCGCAGGCCCCGCCGGCCGCCGCCGAGCTGCGCGCCTTCCTCGCCCACCGGCTGCCCGACTACATGGTGCCGGCGGCCTATCTGACGGTGACGGAACTGCCGCGTACGCCGAGCGGGAAGCTCAGCCGGGCGCTGCTGCCACGGCCGGACGACGAGGCGGAATGGGCCGGGGCGGCCGAGTACGAGCCACCGGGCACACCACTGGAGGAGCGCATCGCCGCGATCTGGACGGAGGTGCTGGCCGTGCCGCGCGTCGGCGTGCGGGACAACTTCTTCGAACTCGGTGGCCACTCGCTGCTGGCGGTCGCGGTCGTCAACAAGGTCGGGGACCTCGTCGGGCGCACGGTCGCTCTGCGTACCCTCTTCGAAGCGCCGACCGTGGCCGGCCTCGCCGCCCGCCTGAGCGAGGAGGACCCGAGATGA
- a CDS encoding ParB/RepB/Spo0J family partition protein, translated as MQPCTQSPSDRDDVVVQLPLSAIRDADSPRSAGVDLAYARSMAEIEADLPPIVVHRETMRVIDGMHRLTAARLRGEQEIRAQLFDGDDHEAFLVAVRLNVSHGMPLTLADRRAAAVRIIRSHPQLSDRAIAFTSGLAAKTVGSLRRGIDSPPVEARIGRDGRVRPINGAAGRQAAAELIAVHPEATLRRIAQEAGISVETARSVRARLRAGEDPVLDRRTRPERGDRDVDRQMTVKLPEADPSQELRSLLDSIQRDPSLRYTESGRVLLRWLGPRVLVPDEIPLTLSHIPPHSRLNLTSLARSCAAAWIQLAMGLEDEYGNTAVGELSG; from the coding sequence GTGCAGCCGTGCACGCAGTCGCCCTCCGACCGGGACGACGTCGTCGTGCAACTGCCACTCTCCGCCATTCGCGATGCCGACTCGCCGCGATCCGCTGGCGTTGACCTGGCATACGCGAGATCGATGGCCGAGATCGAGGCGGACCTGCCACCGATCGTGGTGCACCGCGAGACCATGCGCGTCATCGACGGCATGCACCGGCTCACCGCCGCCCGGCTGCGCGGCGAGCAGGAGATCCGCGCGCAGCTGTTCGACGGTGACGACCACGAGGCGTTCCTGGTCGCGGTCCGGCTCAACGTGTCGCACGGCATGCCGTTGACGCTCGCCGATCGGCGCGCCGCCGCGGTCCGGATCATCCGGAGTCACCCGCAGCTGTCCGACCGGGCGATCGCCTTCACCTCCGGGCTCGCCGCGAAGACCGTCGGTTCGCTGCGCCGCGGGATCGACAGCCCGCCGGTCGAGGCACGCATCGGCCGTGACGGCCGGGTACGGCCGATCAACGGGGCCGCCGGCCGACAAGCCGCGGCCGAGCTGATCGCCGTGCACCCGGAGGCGACGCTGCGCCGGATCGCTCAGGAGGCCGGCATCTCGGTGGAGACCGCGCGCAGCGTCCGGGCGCGCCTGCGGGCCGGTGAGGACCCGGTGCTGGACCGGCGGACCCGGCCGGAACGCGGCGACCGCGACGTGGACCGGCAGATGACGGTGAAGCTGCCCGAGGCCGACCCCTCCCAGGAACTGCGGTCGCTGCTGGACAGCATCCAGCGGGATCCCTCGTTGCGTTACACCGAGTCCGGTCGGGTGCTGCTGCGCTGGCTGGGCCCGCGGGTGCTGGTGCCCGACGAGATCCCGCTGACGCTGAGCCACATCCCGCCGCACTCCCGGCTCAATCTCACGTCGCTGGCGAGATCGTGCGCGGCGGCCTGGATCCAGCTCGCGATGGGGCTCGAGGACGAGTACGGCAACACCGCGGTCGGCGAACTGTCCGGCTGA
- a CDS encoding leucyl/phenylalanyl-tRNA--protein transferase, whose amino-acid sequence MDSAPADAPVAIGGRLDPATILGGYRHGTYPMPAATAADIEVNHALYEDSVASGATVVLDSPLPDPYALVWWSPDPRPVIPYGGLAKARSLMKLLRNRLTWTTTANQDFARVLAECRRDRVPEWLTTELCEGMMVLNELGWAHSVEVWEDDELVGGAIGIGAGEVFVLDTCFHRRSNASKVALLDMEHRLAGAGVTLLDVEWDSDRSRRLGAGPLPRHEFLATLARGSDPIPLAGGVEPARRLGFLRTPG is encoded by the coding sequence ATGGATAGTGCCCCGGCCGACGCGCCGGTCGCGATCGGTGGGCGGCTCGACCCGGCCACGATTCTCGGCGGCTACCGGCACGGCACGTACCCGATGCCGGCCGCGACGGCGGCTGACATCGAGGTGAATCACGCCCTGTACGAGGATTCGGTGGCATCCGGGGCGACCGTGGTGCTCGACTCGCCGCTGCCCGACCCGTACGCGCTGGTCTGGTGGTCCCCGGATCCCCGGCCGGTCATCCCGTACGGCGGGTTGGCCAAGGCGCGCAGCCTGATGAAGTTGTTGCGCAACCGGCTGACCTGGACCACCACCGCGAACCAGGACTTCGCCCGGGTGCTCGCCGAGTGCCGCCGGGACCGCGTCCCCGAGTGGCTGACCACCGAGCTGTGCGAGGGCATGATGGTGCTCAACGAGCTGGGCTGGGCGCACAGTGTCGAGGTGTGGGAGGACGACGAGCTGGTGGGCGGTGCCATCGGCATCGGCGCCGGGGAGGTGTTCGTTCTGGACACCTGCTTCCACCGGCGCAGCAACGCGTCGAAGGTGGCGCTGCTCGACATGGAGCACCGGCTGGCCGGCGCCGGCGTGACGCTGCTGGACGTCGAGTGGGACAGCGATCGGAGCCGGCGGCTCGGCGCCGGGCCGCTGCCGCGCCACGAGTTCCTGGCGACTCTGGCCCGCGGCAGCGATCCGATACCGCTGGCCGGCGGGGTGGAGCCGGCACGGCGCCTGGGGTTCCTCCGCACGCCGGGCTAG
- a CDS encoding thioesterase II family protein yields the protein MTAPSTSDTTGASTRWLRRPRPRQDPSARLVCLPHAGGTASAYSPWIARLPARIELIGVQYPGRQDRLAEPLMSSVTQIADAVAPALAPYADRPLFLFGHSMGSLVAYEVAVRMEAGQGPDPAGLFVSGQFAPQRSAPPKEALDNATVEAEARQSGWTDPAVFEHPELRELVLPALLADVRASLTYHRDEPVRLRCPIAAYGGQGDSGDVSGDLAAWGELTSGSAVWRAFDGDHFYLRAREADLVADIVSRMSDWGEPPVGHH from the coding sequence ATGACCGCACCCTCGACATCGGACACCACCGGCGCATCGACGCGCTGGCTGCGCCGGCCCCGGCCACGCCAGGACCCGTCGGCGCGCCTGGTGTGCCTGCCGCACGCCGGCGGCACGGCCAGCGCCTACAGCCCGTGGATCGCCCGGCTGCCGGCCAGGATCGAGCTGATCGGCGTGCAGTACCCGGGCCGCCAGGACCGGCTGGCCGAGCCGTTGATGTCGTCGGTCACGCAGATCGCCGACGCGGTGGCCCCGGCCTTGGCGCCGTACGCCGACCGGCCCCTGTTCCTGTTCGGGCACAGCATGGGCAGCCTCGTCGCCTACGAGGTCGCGGTCCGCATGGAGGCCGGTCAGGGGCCGGATCCGGCCGGTCTGTTCGTCTCCGGCCAGTTCGCCCCGCAGCGGTCCGCGCCACCGAAGGAGGCGCTCGACAACGCCACCGTCGAGGCCGAGGCCCGGCAGTCCGGCTGGACCGATCCGGCGGTGTTCGAACACCCGGAACTGCGCGAACTGGTGCTGCCGGCGCTGCTGGCCGACGTCCGGGCGTCCCTCACCTACCACCGCGACGAACCGGTGCGGCTGAGGTGCCCGATCGCCGCCTACGGGGGCCAGGGCGACTCCGGCGACGTGTCGGGTGACCTGGCCGCCTGGGGTGAGCTGACCTCCGGCAGCGCCGTGTGGCGGGCGTTCGACGGCGATCACTTCTACCTCCGGGCTCGGGAGGCCGACCTGGTTGCCGACATCGTTTCCCGGATGTCTGACTGGGGAGAGCCGCCGGTTGGACATCACTGA
- a CDS encoding fatty acid desaturase produces MADSDLVKRYRFAPDIMVMVRAASRPDNWHGPLEAVTHWTWIAFWCAASVLSWQHTPWWLALPVYLVAVFFIGGRQRGIAGMLHMATHRVFMANHRAGGVIGVVLGGYPVLQSYTGYRNSHLGEHHGRLGDPDRDPDYRQYRDNALCGENLSRKGLRRYLRTVVTPKATASYVLYLLRHRILAAGERPAERALRVALLAGVLIWAVLGGWWLWLVLLWFVPLVTTQVWIGAVAELMEHFPLIETAPRVDIYMSWNRVYGWGTRFLLGETDGEGFHLVHHLFPRTPMWRLRAVDAILSRDPVYAALPRLGGVLGGLGQIYRALPAQREHDDAARVGA; encoded by the coding sequence GTGGCCGATTCCGATCTAGTCAAGCGCTACCGCTTCGCGCCGGACATCATGGTCATGGTCCGGGCCGCGTCGCGGCCGGACAACTGGCACGGTCCGCTCGAAGCCGTCACACACTGGACCTGGATCGCGTTCTGGTGCGCGGCCTCGGTGCTGTCGTGGCAGCACACACCGTGGTGGCTCGCGCTGCCGGTGTACCTCGTGGCGGTGTTCTTCATCGGCGGCAGACAGCGTGGAATCGCCGGGATGCTGCACATGGCGACACACCGGGTGTTCATGGCCAACCACCGGGCCGGCGGCGTGATCGGGGTGGTCCTCGGCGGATATCCCGTGCTGCAGAGCTACACCGGTTACCGGAACTCGCACCTCGGTGAGCACCACGGCCGGCTGGGCGACCCGGACCGCGACCCGGACTACCGGCAGTACCGGGACAACGCGCTGTGCGGGGAGAACCTGAGCCGCAAGGGGCTGCGCCGGTACCTGCGCACGGTGGTGACGCCGAAGGCGACCGCCTCGTACGTGCTCTACCTGCTGCGGCACCGCATCTTGGCGGCCGGGGAACGGCCGGCCGAGCGGGCGTTGCGGGTGGCCCTGCTGGCGGGGGTGCTCATCTGGGCAGTCCTGGGCGGCTGGTGGCTGTGGCTCGTGCTGCTCTGGTTCGTGCCGCTGGTCACCACACAGGTGTGGATCGGTGCGGTGGCCGAGTTGATGGAGCACTTCCCGCTGATCGAGACCGCGCCCCGGGTGGACATCTACATGTCCTGGAACCGGGTCTACGGATGGGGTACCCGGTTCCTGTTGGGGGAGACCGACGGCGAGGGCTTCCACCTGGTCCACCACCTGTTCCCGCGGACGCCGATGTGGCGGCTGCGCGCGGTCGACGCGATCCTGAGCCGCGACCCGGTGTACGCGGCGCTGCCGCGGCTGGGCGGCGTCCTGGGCGGCCTGGGGCAGATCTACCGTGCACTGCCCGCGCAACGCGAGCACGACGACGCCGCACGGGTCGGCGCATGA
- a CDS encoding ATP-grasp domain-containing protein, whose amino-acid sequence MNETVVVVYTSGAASPLELAADAEGYDLLFAVPVDELTDGLADLLAVIGEVVDVTDEVAGAAVLEARRPAGIVAFSDRDLPLTQRLASRLGLRYHSASAVLAATDKHVQRQRLREGGLRVPRFRLLTGPGQAVEALAAVGAPAVLKPVRGAASRQTYRLDTPQDAVRYAADAFASGDADQFVVEEMLVGCPSVAGPGVGDYVSVEILLWRGTVACQVLNSRLPLLEPFREQGFFVPGLLPASVEAEVHRIAAAACHALGLLDGWVDVELKLTADGPVVIEVNARLGGYVAVLLHRSFGVEAVRLAFGVAVGRRPEVSLGEPAAAAFCYQILPPVGDWRLASWGNVEHLTERPDVLSVVLTAEPGDRVDWRLGSQGTLGVVEGLAERPEAVLTAVRAIERTIADQVVFSRA is encoded by the coding sequence ATGAACGAGACCGTAGTGGTGGTCTACACGTCCGGCGCCGCCAGCCCGCTCGAACTGGCCGCCGACGCCGAGGGCTACGACCTCCTGTTCGCGGTGCCCGTCGATGAGCTGACGGACGGACTGGCCGACCTGCTCGCGGTCATCGGTGAGGTCGTGGACGTGACCGACGAGGTGGCCGGCGCCGCGGTGCTGGAGGCTCGCCGCCCGGCCGGCATCGTGGCCTTCTCCGACCGTGATCTACCGCTCACGCAGCGGCTGGCGTCCCGGCTCGGCCTGCGGTACCACTCGGCGAGCGCGGTGCTCGCCGCCACCGACAAGCACGTCCAGCGGCAGCGGCTGCGTGAGGGCGGGCTTCGAGTGCCGCGGTTCCGGCTGCTGACGGGGCCCGGCCAGGCGGTGGAGGCGCTCGCCGCGGTGGGCGCGCCCGCGGTGCTCAAGCCGGTCCGGGGGGCGGCCAGCCGGCAGACGTATCGCCTGGACACCCCGCAGGACGCGGTGCGTTACGCCGCCGACGCGTTCGCCTCGGGCGACGCCGACCAGTTCGTGGTCGAGGAGATGCTGGTCGGCTGCCCGTCGGTGGCCGGCCCCGGCGTTGGTGACTATGTGTCGGTCGAGATCCTGTTGTGGCGCGGCACGGTCGCGTGCCAGGTGCTCAACTCACGGCTGCCGTTGCTGGAACCGTTCCGGGAGCAGGGCTTCTTCGTGCCCGGTCTGCTGCCCGCGTCGGTCGAGGCGGAGGTCCACCGGATCGCCGCGGCGGCCTGCCACGCTCTCGGCCTGCTGGACGGCTGGGTGGACGTCGAGCTGAAGCTGACCGCCGACGGGCCCGTGGTGATCGAGGTGAACGCCCGCCTCGGCGGCTACGTGGCCGTCCTGCTGCACCGGTCGTTCGGCGTGGAGGCGGTCCGGCTGGCGTTCGGCGTCGCCGTCGGCCGCCGGCCCGAGGTGTCGCTGGGGGAGCCTGCCGCGGCCGCCTTCTGCTACCAGATCCTGCCGCCGGTCGGTGACTGGCGGCTGGCCTCCTGGGGCAACGTGGAACACCTCACCGAGCGCCCCGACGTCCTTTCGGTCGTCCTGACCGCGGAGCCCGGTGACCGGGTCGACTGGCGGCTGGGCAGCCAGGGCACGCTCGGCGTGGTGGAGGGCCTGGCCGAGCGGCCCGAAGCGGTGCTCACCGCGGTGCGCGCCATCGAGCGGACCATCGCCGACCAGGTGGTCTTCAGCCGCGCGTGA
- a CDS encoding carbamoyltransferase family protein, with translation MSDLVLGISAYYHDSSAALVSDGRPVAAAQEERFTRRRHDSSFPAHAAAYCLDEVGATLADVSAIAYYEDPALKFRRVLATYLGAVPFGLASFRDTLPDWWSSKRRITDVVRRELEGLDRGRVPEIMCRRHHESHAASAFFAGPYESAAVLCIDGVGEWATTSVWHGQGTRLKPMAEIRFPHSLGLLYSAFTYFCGFKVDSGEYKLMGLAPYGEPRYADLIRERLIDVKPDGSFRLNMRYFEFLRGQVMTGRGFEKLFGGPRREPEGELTRREFDLAASVQLVTEEVVLKLARTARELTGESRLCLAGGVALNCVANGRIVADALFDEVWIQPAAGDAGGALGAALAVAMDRGAGRAHVGTGRDAMSGALLGPEYDDDRIAAYLTAAGIPHRRLEPAELAAEVAKSIGAGMVVGWFQGRMEFGPRALGSRSILGDARDPRTQSVMNLKIKFRESFRPFAPSVLAEDAKDFFDLPQDSPYMLVVAPVAEAARLAVETDDGLTGIDLLKVARSVIPAVTHVDYSARVQTVGPRDNPGYHRLLTALKRETGSSVVVNTSFNVRGEPIVNTPHEAYTCFMRTDIDVLALGGFLLHKSDQPEWKEDLDWRAEVPLD, from the coding sequence ATGTCTGACCTGGTTCTCGGTATCTCCGCGTATTACCACGACAGTTCCGCGGCGCTGGTGTCCGACGGCCGCCCGGTGGCGGCCGCGCAGGAGGAGCGCTTCACCCGTCGCCGCCACGACTCCTCGTTCCCGGCCCACGCTGCCGCCTACTGCCTGGACGAGGTAGGCGCCACGCTCGCGGACGTGTCGGCGATCGCCTACTACGAGGACCCGGCGCTCAAGTTCCGCCGCGTCCTGGCGACCTATCTCGGCGCGGTCCCGTTCGGGCTCGCCTCGTTCCGCGACACCCTGCCCGACTGGTGGTCGTCGAAGCGACGGATCACCGACGTGGTCCGTCGCGAGCTCGAGGGCCTGGACCGCGGACGCGTACCGGAGATCATGTGCCGGCGGCACCACGAGTCGCACGCCGCGTCGGCGTTCTTCGCCGGCCCGTACGAATCTGCGGCCGTGCTGTGCATCGACGGTGTCGGCGAGTGGGCGACCACCTCGGTCTGGCACGGGCAGGGCACCCGGCTGAAGCCGATGGCCGAGATCCGCTTCCCGCACTCGCTCGGCCTGCTCTACTCGGCCTTCACCTACTTCTGCGGATTCAAGGTGGACTCCGGCGAGTACAAGCTGATGGGCCTGGCGCCCTACGGCGAACCGCGGTATGCCGACCTGATCCGCGAGCGGCTGATCGATGTCAAGCCGGACGGGTCGTTCCGCCTGAACATGCGCTACTTCGAGTTCCTGCGCGGTCAGGTGATGACCGGTCGCGGATTCGAGAAGCTGTTCGGCGGTCCACGCCGCGAGCCCGAGGGCGAGCTGACCCGGCGGGAGTTCGACCTGGCCGCGTCCGTGCAGCTGGTCACCGAGGAGGTCGTCCTCAAGCTCGCGCGGACGGCGCGCGAACTGACCGGCGAGTCGCGGCTGTGCCTGGCCGGTGGCGTAGCCCTGAACTGCGTGGCGAACGGAAGGATCGTCGCCGACGCGCTGTTCGACGAGGTCTGGATCCAGCCGGCGGCCGGCGACGCCGGCGGTGCGCTGGGCGCGGCCCTCGCCGTCGCGATGGATCGGGGCGCCGGGCGCGCCCACGTCGGGACCGGACGCGACGCGATGTCCGGGGCGCTGCTCGGACCGGAGTACGACGACGACCGGATCGCGGCCTACCTGACCGCCGCCGGCATCCCGCACCGCCGCCTCGAGCCGGCGGAGCTGGCCGCCGAAGTCGCGAAGTCGATCGGCGCGGGGATGGTCGTGGGCTGGTTCCAGGGCCGGATGGAGTTCGGCCCACGGGCGCTCGGATCGCGGTCGATCCTGGGAGACGCCCGCGATCCGCGGACCCAGTCGGTCATGAATCTGAAGATCAAGTTCCGGGAGTCGTTCCGGCCGTTCGCGCCGTCCGTACTGGCCGAGGACGCCAAGGACTTCTTCGACCTGCCGCAGGACAGCCCGTACATGCTCGTGGTGGCGCCGGTCGCGGAGGCGGCCCGGCTCGCCGTCGAGACGGATGACGGCCTGACCGGCATCGACCTGCTCAAGGTGGCCCGGTCGGTGATCCCGGCGGTCACGCACGTGGACTACTCGGCGCGCGTGCAGACCGTCGGGCCGCGGGACAACCCCGGCTACCACCGGCTGCTCACGGCGCTCAAGCGGGAGACCGGCAGCAGCGTCGTGGTGAACACGTCGTTCAACGTCCGCGGCGAGCCGATCGTGAACACGCCGCACGAGGCGTACACCTGCTTCATGCGGACCGACATCGACGTGCTCGCGCTCGGCGGGTTCCTGCTGCACAAGTCCGACCAGCCCGAGTGGAAAGAGGACCTGGACTGGCGCGCCGAGGTGCCCCTCGACTGA